The proteins below come from a single Gimesia alba genomic window:
- a CDS encoding 6-phosphofructokinase: MKVGILTGGGDCPGLNPVIRGAVRVICNAGGEVYGLLEGWRGAIEGNYIELTSENTDDIIFKGGTILGSSRTNPYKNAEEDVPRVIATLEHLGLDCLIAIGGDDTLGVANKLWNDHKLPVIGCPKTIDNDLSSTDVTFGFDSSINIVMEAVDRLRTTAESHRRVMVVETMGRHAGWIALFSGLATAADYTLVPEVEIDMDRMVEVLKRRREKGKKYGIVIVSEGAHFSEAEGVTTQDGEIDDFGHVKLGGIGETVAKLIEERTGFETRHVTLGHLQRGGSPSAYDRVLGTRCGVHAGWLALKHHFGYMVALRGTQVVPVALADAVGEMRALEPNFLEEAEVFLK; encoded by the coding sequence ATGAAAGTCGGTATTTTAACAGGCGGTGGGGATTGTCCCGGTTTGAACCCAGTGATCCGCGGTGCGGTACGTGTGATCTGTAATGCAGGCGGTGAAGTTTACGGTTTGCTCGAAGGCTGGCGTGGTGCCATTGAGGGAAACTACATTGAACTGACTTCCGAAAACACAGATGACATCATCTTCAAGGGGGGGACCATCCTGGGTTCTTCACGCACAAATCCTTATAAGAATGCGGAAGAAGATGTTCCCAGAGTAATTGCAACACTTGAACATCTCGGCCTCGATTGTCTGATTGCTATCGGCGGAGACGATACACTGGGTGTTGCCAACAAACTCTGGAATGATCATAAACTGCCTGTCATCGGCTGCCCGAAGACCATTGATAACGACCTCAGCTCGACAGATGTGACGTTTGGTTTTGATTCATCGATCAATATTGTCATGGAAGCGGTTGACCGTTTGCGTACGACTGCTGAGTCACACCGCCGCGTCATGGTTGTGGAAACAATGGGCCGACATGCTGGTTGGATTGCGTTGTTCTCCGGCCTGGCAACAGCAGCCGACTACACACTGGTTCCGGAAGTCGAAATCGATATGGACCGGATGGTAGAAGTCTTAAAACGACGTCGGGAAAAAGGTAAAAAATATGGCATCGTGATTGTCAGTGAAGGTGCACATTTCAGTGAAGCAGAAGGCGTCACCACACAGGATGGGGAAATCGACGATTTCGGTCACGTCAAACTGGGGGGCATCGGCGAAACCGTTGCCAAGTTGATCGAAGAACGAACCGGCTTCGAAACCCGACATGTGACACTCGGGCACCTGCAACGCGGCGGTTCACCCAGTGCTTATGACCGCGTACTCGGAACGCGTTGTGGTGTTCACGCCGGTTGGCTGGCATTGAAACACCACTTCGGCTATATGGTCGCGCTGCGGGGAACACAAGTTGTTCCTGTTGCCCTCGCTGATGCCGTCGGCGAAATGCGGGCGCTGGAACCCAACTTCCTGGAAGAAGCAGAAGTCTTTTTGAAGTAA
- a CDS encoding DUF1080 domain-containing protein: MTSRRLIYIHTPIFLSLFCLAFFLSPPVSEAGEDGFKPIFDGKTLKNWDGDPRFWSVEDGAITGRTTKENPTKGNTFIIWRGGTPGDFELKLKYKIIGHNSGIQYRSFSVPGDDKWRVGGYQADMEAGDKYSGILYGERFRGILGLRGQKTVIGKDHKPKVVGSVGDTDEIQKKIKKEDWNDYHIIARGNHFIHKINGVTTVDVTDEDVEQRRADGIIALQLHQGPPMVVQFRDIELKEFPKANKTSSTDGAKKKVVLIAGKKSHGYGAHEHRAGCILLADALNKSGLNIEATVVTEGWPQDSSILQDADSIVIYCDGGGRHPYNAHLDELNKLAEKGVGMVNIHYGVEVPKGESGDAFLRWIGGYFEEWWSVNPHWTADYQSLPAHPISNGVEPFAINDEWYYHMRFQPDMKNVQPILTAIPPKETLKRPDGAHSGNPAVRKEIGQPQHMAWAYERPDGGRGFGFTGGHFHWNWGHDDFRKLVLNAIAWTAHVEVPSQGIDSAPVTVELLEKNQDYSKPDNFNPARIKAMLAEWNQ; this comes from the coding sequence ATGACGTCACGGCGCTTGATCTACATTCATACCCCCATTTTTCTATCTTTATTCTGTCTGGCTTTCTTTTTAAGCCCTCCTGTTTCTGAAGCAGGCGAGGACGGGTTCAAGCCAATCTTCGATGGCAAGACACTCAAAAACTGGGACGGCGATCCTCGTTTCTGGTCTGTTGAAGATGGGGCCATCACGGGTAGAACCACTAAAGAAAATCCAACGAAAGGTAATACCTTTATTATCTGGCGTGGCGGAACTCCCGGCGACTTTGAATTAAAACTCAAATACAAAATCATTGGACATAATTCGGGAATTCAATACCGCAGTTTCTCAGTTCCCGGCGATGACAAATGGCGGGTCGGCGGATATCAGGCCGATATGGAAGCCGGTGATAAATATTCGGGTATTCTGTATGGCGAGCGCTTTCGCGGCATTCTCGGTTTACGCGGACAGAAGACGGTCATCGGGAAAGATCACAAACCCAAAGTTGTTGGATCAGTCGGCGATACAGATGAGATTCAGAAAAAGATCAAAAAGGAAGACTGGAACGATTACCATATTATCGCTCGCGGCAATCACTTCATTCATAAAATCAATGGCGTGACAACCGTTGACGTGACTGATGAAGATGTGGAACAGCGACGGGCTGACGGAATCATCGCACTGCAGCTTCATCAGGGGCCACCGATGGTTGTGCAGTTCCGCGATATTGAGTTGAAAGAATTCCCGAAAGCAAACAAAACTTCTTCGACCGACGGCGCTAAAAAAAAAGTCGTTCTGATCGCCGGTAAAAAAAGCCACGGTTATGGAGCACACGAGCATCGTGCCGGGTGCATCCTGCTGGCAGACGCGTTGAACAAGAGTGGTTTGAATATTGAAGCCACTGTTGTCACCGAAGGCTGGCCTCAAGACTCCAGTATTCTGCAGGATGCTGATTCGATCGTGATTTACTGCGATGGTGGCGGTCGTCACCCTTATAACGCCCATCTGGATGAGCTCAATAAGCTGGCCGAGAAAGGCGTCGGCATGGTCAACATTCATTACGGCGTTGAAGTACCAAAAGGCGAATCAGGAGATGCATTTCTGCGTTGGATTGGTGGCTACTTTGAAGAATGGTGGTCGGTGAATCCTCACTGGACTGCCGATTATCAGAGTCTGCCCGCTCATCCCATCTCCAACGGTGTTGAGCCGTTTGCCATCAATGATGAATGGTATTATCACATGCGGTTTCAGCCCGACATGAAAAACGTGCAGCCGATTCTGACAGCGATTCCTCCCAAAGAAACACTCAAACGTCCTGATGGTGCTCACAGCGGAAATCCCGCGGTACGTAAGGAAATTGGGCAGCCGCAACACATGGCCTGGGCCTACGAACGTCCCGATGGCGGGCGTGGTTTTGGTTTTACCGGCGGCCACTTTCACTGGAACTGGGGCCACGATGATTTTCGCAAATTGGTTTTGAATGCGATTGCCTGGACGGCCCATGTCGAAGTCCCTTCTCAGGGCATCGATTCGGCGCCTGTGACAGTCGAGTTACTCGAGAAAAATCAGGATTATTCTAAACCAGATAACTTTAATCCCGCACGCATCAAAGCGATGCTCGCTGAGTGGAATCAATAA
- a CDS encoding PVC-type heme-binding CxxCH protein has product MKYRWLAIIPALFLNTTFNLANVSAQTEHDPSQAVPSLTVAPGLQATLFASEPKISSPSSMDVDSQGRVWICEVVNYRANLRGIPTRKEGDRILILEDTDADGKADKTTVFYQGNEINGSQGICVLGNKVIVAASPNVFLFTDENNDGKADKKELLFKVAGCEHDHSAHTSIFGPDGKLYWNYGNTGKQVFDRDGKPILESDGRPVLDNGKPYWGGMVFRCNLDGSDFEVLGHNFRNNYEITVDSFGTLWQSDNDDDGNRGVRINYVMEYGNYGYLDQLTGARWKTPRTGMHTEIPLRHWHLRDPGVVPNLLQTGAGSPTGICIYEGSLLPKKYQGEIIHSDAGPNVVRAYPVEKEGAGYKAEIANIITSEKDKWFRPSDVCVAPDGSLFVADWYDPGVGGHRIGDQERGRIFRIAPPNTKYQFEKLDLNTIEGAIAGIKSPNLATRYLAWNKLHELQEQAEPQLEVLYQTDNQRNRARALWLLAGIKGKANQYVERAIKDENPDIRITGLRAARRYKLDVIPYVQQLVKDPSPQVRRECAIALHHNQSSAAPGLWVTLADQYDGKDRWYLEALGIGMDEQESKFMSAWLKQAGDNWDTPVGRDLLWRSKIPLAVPYLVKIIENPDTKLAELPRYFRALDFIPGKEKNAAVAELALMQEPGNKTRETYIIAEAISRMPANVVTQDKKYQRALAQVIDSSRGTPEFTKLVGKFKASDYYPELVALASQSGKSQAAVDAISAALSLKQNALIRKSLQDKGDTEKEQNQKLDLIWALGSAGHNGANAILLKIIKDNQEPLVDRREAVRAIAKTRPGAHALLDLAEKDSFDSQLKQTAAAAMSSTIMKDVKERAAKLFPAPPTKDNKPLPPINVLAGMKGDTLDGRVMFNTKGTCAKCHVVNGMGKEVGPNLSEIGKKLSREALFESILYPSAGISHNYESYTLILESGNVVNGLLVNKTDDAITIKDAEAISRTFKMDDVDEIIQQKISLMPADLQKVLTQEELVNIVEYLTTLKKAKKNEKASR; this is encoded by the coding sequence ATGAAGTATCGTTGGCTTGCGATTATTCCCGCCCTGTTTCTGAATACGACATTCAACCTCGCAAACGTGTCTGCACAGACGGAACATGACCCCAGCCAGGCTGTCCCCAGTTTAACGGTGGCTCCCGGCCTGCAGGCAACTCTGTTTGCGTCCGAACCCAAAATCAGCAGTCCCTCCAGTATGGACGTCGACTCACAAGGCCGCGTCTGGATCTGCGAAGTGGTCAATTACCGCGCCAATCTGCGTGGGATTCCGACCCGCAAAGAGGGCGACCGGATTCTGATTCTGGAAGATACAGACGCCGATGGAAAAGCCGATAAGACAACCGTTTTTTATCAGGGAAATGAAATCAACGGTTCACAGGGGATCTGTGTTCTGGGAAACAAAGTCATCGTTGCTGCTTCACCCAATGTGTTTCTCTTCACCGATGAAAACAACGATGGTAAAGCAGACAAGAAAGAGTTGCTGTTCAAAGTTGCTGGATGCGAGCACGACCATTCTGCCCATACTTCGATTTTTGGTCCCGATGGAAAACTATACTGGAACTATGGGAATACCGGAAAACAGGTTTTTGATCGTGATGGAAAACCGATTCTTGAAAGTGACGGACGTCCCGTTTTGGATAATGGTAAACCTTACTGGGGAGGGATGGTCTTCCGTTGTAATCTGGATGGCTCTGACTTCGAAGTGCTGGGGCATAACTTCCGAAATAACTATGAAATCACCGTCGATTCTTTCGGCACCCTCTGGCAGTCAGATAACGATGACGACGGTAACCGTGGTGTCCGCATCAATTATGTAATGGAATACGGAAATTACGGCTATCTCGATCAACTGACGGGGGCGCGCTGGAAGACGCCACGAACTGGCATGCATACTGAAATTCCCCTGCGTCACTGGCACCTGCGTGATCCGGGCGTGGTTCCAAACTTGCTGCAGACCGGTGCCGGCTCACCGACGGGAATCTGCATTTATGAAGGTTCTCTTTTACCGAAAAAATATCAGGGTGAAATTATTCACTCCGATGCCGGACCGAATGTGGTCCGCGCGTATCCGGTTGAAAAAGAGGGGGCTGGCTACAAAGCCGAAATCGCCAATATCATCACCAGTGAAAAAGACAAATGGTTTCGTCCGTCCGATGTCTGTGTTGCCCCCGATGGGTCCCTGTTCGTCGCCGACTGGTATGATCCCGGCGTGGGGGGACACCGGATTGGCGATCAGGAACGCGGACGAATTTTCCGTATCGCGCCTCCCAATACGAAATATCAATTCGAGAAGCTCGACCTGAACACAATCGAGGGAGCGATTGCCGGCATTAAAAGCCCGAATCTGGCAACCCGTTACCTGGCCTGGAATAAATTGCACGAATTACAGGAGCAGGCGGAACCACAATTGGAAGTACTCTATCAGACTGACAACCAGAGGAACCGCGCTCGCGCCCTCTGGCTGTTGGCTGGCATTAAGGGTAAGGCAAACCAGTACGTCGAACGCGCGATCAAAGATGAGAATCCTGATATTCGCATCACCGGCCTGCGTGCGGCACGCCGTTACAAACTGGATGTAATTCCCTATGTGCAACAGTTAGTGAAAGATCCCTCACCGCAAGTGCGTCGTGAGTGTGCCATCGCACTGCATCACAATCAATCCTCGGCCGCACCCGGACTTTGGGTCACACTGGCTGATCAATATGATGGTAAAGATCGCTGGTATCTGGAAGCACTCGGAATTGGCATGGATGAGCAGGAGTCAAAATTCATGTCAGCCTGGCTCAAGCAGGCGGGCGACAATTGGGATACTCCCGTTGGCCGCGATCTACTGTGGCGCTCCAAGATTCCTTTGGCTGTGCCTTATCTGGTTAAAATTATCGAGAACCCGGATACGAAATTAGCTGAGCTGCCTCGTTATTTCCGTGCATTGGACTTCATTCCCGGAAAAGAAAAAAATGCAGCGGTTGCGGAACTGGCACTCATGCAGGAACCAGGTAACAAAACCCGGGAAACCTACATCATCGCAGAAGCCATTTCCCGCATGCCTGCGAACGTTGTGACACAAGATAAAAAGTACCAGCGTGCATTGGCGCAGGTGATCGACAGTAGCCGGGGTACTCCCGAGTTCACAAAGCTGGTCGGAAAATTCAAGGCGTCTGATTACTATCCCGAGTTAGTCGCTTTAGCCAGCCAATCGGGTAAATCACAGGCAGCCGTCGATGCGATTAGCGCTGCTCTCAGTCTGAAACAGAATGCGTTGATTCGGAAATCGCTGCAGGATAAAGGCGATACCGAAAAAGAACAGAATCAGAAACTTGATCTGATCTGGGCATTGGGAAGTGCCGGACATAATGGAGCTAATGCGATCCTGTTAAAAATCATCAAAGACAATCAGGAACCACTGGTCGATCGTCGCGAAGCCGTCCGGGCGATTGCCAAGACTCGGCCCGGCGCACATGCGCTGCTGGACCTGGCAGAGAAAGATTCTTTTGACTCACAATTAAAACAGACTGCTGCTGCTGCGATGTCTTCAACGATTATGAAAGATGTCAAAGAACGGGCCGCCAAACTTTTCCCGGCACCGCCCACCAAAGACAACAAACCTCTACCTCCCATTAACGTTCTGGCAGGGATGAAGGGTGATACGCTGGATGGTCGTGTGATGTTCAACACCAAAGGTACTTGTGCCAAGTGTCACGTCGTGAATGGCATGGGCAAAGAGGTGGGGCCAAATCTGTCTGAAATCGGTAAGAAGCTGAGCCGCGAAGCGCTGTTCGAGTCGATCCTCTATCCCAGTGCCGGCATCAGCCACAACTATGAATCGTATACACTGATTCTGGAGTCGGGAAACGTTGTGAATGGACTCCTGGTTAATAAAACTGACGACGCCATCACGATCAAGGATGCGGAAGCGATTTCACGCACCTTCAAAATGGATGACGTGGATGAGATCATTCAACAAAAGATCTCCCTCATGCCTGCTGACCTGCAGAAAGTGCTGACTCAGGAAGAACTCGTCAACATCGTCGAGTACCTGACCACATTGAAGAAGGCCAAAAAGAACGAAAAAGCGAGCCGGTAA
- a CDS encoding WD40 repeat domain-containing protein, which translates to MATTADSKNTLRHQSAVNIVTFSPDGKTLLTAGHYEVARLWDVDSRSPKGKLLKHNEEVRALAFSSDGRTAITAGEYGAVCLWDVSSGRLKGKPIKNLGNLYAVAISPDGQKLVASNRNSEVTFWNIESGEKNGTQLQFRGQVNAFAFNPDGKTIGIASGDKVQIWNLITGELQGKTLENKRFNGVYALAFSPDGKSIATGSKDSMVRLWDLASGELKGKPLPHERFNPVKAVAFSPDGETLITGSEDNTARFWDVKTGELKGEPVQHEDRVTSVAFSPDGKLAATASWDGTARLWEVP; encoded by the coding sequence ATGGCGACAACTGCCGACAGTAAAAATACGCTTCGACATCAATCAGCAGTTAATATTGTGACTTTCAGTCCAGATGGTAAAACTCTGCTCACTGCGGGTCACTACGAAGTAGCGCGGCTATGGGACGTTGACTCACGAAGTCCCAAAGGGAAGTTGTTAAAGCATAACGAAGAGGTCCGCGCATTGGCCTTCAGCTCTGATGGCAGGACAGCGATCACAGCCGGAGAATATGGAGCTGTCTGCCTATGGGATGTTTCCAGCGGTCGTTTGAAAGGTAAGCCAATTAAAAATCTGGGAAACCTGTATGCTGTGGCAATCAGCCCCGATGGTCAAAAATTGGTTGCAAGTAACCGGAACAGTGAAGTCACTTTCTGGAATATTGAAAGTGGTGAAAAAAACGGAACCCAACTACAGTTTCGAGGTCAAGTTAATGCGTTTGCATTCAATCCGGATGGGAAAACGATTGGCATCGCAAGTGGTGATAAAGTACAAATATGGAATCTAATCACTGGCGAACTTCAGGGAAAAACTCTTGAGAACAAAAGATTTAATGGTGTCTACGCACTTGCCTTCAGCCCCGATGGAAAATCAATTGCCACTGGAAGCAAGGACAGTATGGTGCGTCTGTGGGACTTAGCCAGCGGTGAGCTCAAAGGGAAACCGCTGCCGCATGAGAGATTCAATCCCGTGAAAGCAGTCGCATTCAGCCCTGATGGAGAGACCCTGATCACAGGAAGCGAAGACAATACTGCGCGATTTTGGGATGTGAAAACGGGCGAGCTCAAGGGAGAGCCAGTTCAACACGAAGATCGAGTGACGTCAGTCGCTTTTAGCCCCGATGGGAAACTGGCGGCGACTGCAAGCTGGGATGGTACAGCGCGTTTGTGGGAAGTGCCGTAG
- a CDS encoding DUF7670 domain-containing protein — translation MRTTNLIGWIGVVLVTLAAGFWSFWGTIEAFHEGWWQPLLGMRLLQTAAYLSPAVVFSGVAVLGIRWPRVGAVLFILLGAVIATLIIIDRSSISIQIVLCLTALPMIVGLLFLFGRPQPKAAAYAVAVGIPLLILLGSGAEPVYRVCTRFDDGDRGERLVEGLGVTLVWAPAGPGWSRDGGVDWHEARERVRYLTEDGLSLANEPQGFWRLPTREEVVCSLTRGNRNAGGTWDPVRNQPHYKRKPDKESPLWDPFAPLIYLWTSDEADERSAWIVVYHGGIYPKPKTLASPSIGFRAVRKPGATKL, via the coding sequence TTGCGCACCACGAATCTCATTGGCTGGATTGGTGTGGTGCTGGTCACCCTCGCTGCCGGCTTCTGGTCGTTCTGGGGGACCATCGAAGCTTTTCACGAAGGTTGGTGGCAACCTCTGTTAGGGATGCGGTTGCTGCAGACGGCCGCTTATCTCAGCCCGGCAGTCGTTTTTAGTGGTGTCGCCGTATTGGGAATTCGCTGGCCCCGTGTCGGCGCAGTGTTGTTTATTTTGCTGGGAGCGGTGATCGCAACTCTGATCATCATTGATCGGTCGAGTATTTCAATTCAGATCGTACTTTGTTTGACGGCCCTGCCGATGATAGTGGGCCTTCTGTTTCTATTCGGGCGACCGCAGCCCAAAGCAGCCGCTTATGCTGTTGCGGTGGGAATTCCTCTGTTGATATTACTGGGATCGGGGGCAGAGCCTGTCTATCGGGTTTGCACGCGATTCGATGATGGTGATCGGGGAGAGCGGTTGGTGGAAGGGCTGGGGGTGACTCTCGTCTGGGCGCCGGCCGGTCCGGGGTGGAGTCGGGATGGAGGCGTTGACTGGCACGAGGCCCGCGAACGCGTTCGCTATCTGACTGAAGATGGTCTGTCACTGGCCAACGAACCGCAAGGTTTCTGGCGGTTGCCAACGCGCGAAGAAGTTGTCTGTTCATTGACGCGCGGCAATCGAAATGCAGGCGGAACATGGGACCCCGTTCGAAATCAACCACACTACAAACGCAAACCTGATAAAGAGTCTCCGCTCTGGGATCCCTTTGCCCCCCTGATTTATCTCTGGACATCTGACGAAGCGGACGAACGAAGTGCCTGGATCGTGGTCTATCATGGCGGCATCTACCCCAAGCCCAAGACTCTGGCATCACCCAGTATCGGCTTTCGTGCCGTCCGCAAACCTGGGGCAACCAAACTTTGA
- a CDS encoding fatty acid desaturase family protein, whose protein sequence is MNTSIAATDLPRLSDIGTDLLQITRCQRIRTLSVPFIACLAYWLFACSGYWGFAVLSLVVMSFITYGSTSHDLVHHNLGLQRRTNEFFLFLIEAIALRSGHTYQVVHLNHHARFPHEDDIEADASRMSFPRAILEGFVFQFRIYIWALRNPRGRLNWIIVEGVVVFCLILGALIAIPYTLIPVIYVGLMIAGSWIIPLITAFIPHDPRATDAVHQTRLFRGTLFRFIAFDHLYHLEHHLYPNVPHQNWPRLAQRLDPWFEKMGLQSIRFWF, encoded by the coding sequence ATGAATACGAGCATCGCAGCCACAGATCTTCCTCGGCTTTCAGACATCGGTACTGATTTACTTCAGATTACAAGATGTCAGCGGATTCGAACCCTTTCAGTCCCCTTCATTGCCTGTCTGGCGTATTGGCTGTTTGCCTGTTCTGGATACTGGGGCTTTGCAGTCTTATCACTGGTTGTAATGAGCTTCATTACTTACGGTTCTACTTCACACGATCTGGTTCATCACAATCTGGGTTTACAGCGCAGGACCAATGAGTTTTTCCTATTTCTGATCGAAGCGATCGCGCTTCGGAGCGGTCATACTTATCAGGTGGTCCATTTGAACCACCATGCACGATTTCCGCATGAAGATGATATTGAAGCTGATGCATCCCGTATGTCTTTCCCGCGGGCCATCCTGGAAGGTTTTGTGTTTCAGTTTCGAATTTATATCTGGGCGCTGCGAAATCCGCGAGGTCGATTGAACTGGATTATCGTGGAAGGCGTGGTTGTGTTTTGCCTGATCCTGGGAGCCCTGATTGCGATTCCGTATACTCTTATTCCTGTCATCTATGTCGGTCTGATGATTGCCGGGAGCTGGATTATTCCGCTCATTACTGCATTTATCCCACATGATCCGCGGGCAACCGATGCCGTGCATCAGACACGGTTATTTCGAGGGACACTGTTTCGGTTCATTGCCTTTGATCATCTCTACCATCTGGAGCATCATCTCTATCCGAACGTTCCTCATCAGAACTGGCCTCGGCTGGCACAACGTCTGGATCCCTGGTTTGAGAAAATGGGGCTCCAGTCGATCCGCTTCTGGTTCTGA
- a CDS encoding MBL fold metallo-hydrolase, giving the protein MIGKWLRFLLWQPYALFCRRFPLWPFRVTVTQPVEYITCIQIDNLLTRLLSRFSGGYDYAVCYLVDGSLLIDTGFPWARRSLKQTLIELGVVDNITTVVNTHYHEDHTGNNDLLVELCKAQVLVHPDAIPEIRFPVELRWYRSFLFGPTQIADASPIGASIKTEHTQFDVIETPGHCPGHICLFEPDKKILFSGDLYIAADLDSQLGDADGPQWIASLEKVLALSPEWLFDAHGTVFEGSQAVEQQLQRKLEFLLTIRSRVHQFATHEQTIEELTRKVFDRHSLVDFLSFGEGWLSLITGSDFSRSNIVKSFLREKFRAEASDEKTFIKKEVQDTAISSMDAQQL; this is encoded by the coding sequence ATGATTGGAAAATGGCTGCGGTTTCTATTGTGGCAGCCTTATGCACTATTCTGTCGGCGTTTTCCCTTATGGCCCTTTCGTGTGACTGTGACGCAACCCGTGGAATATATCACCTGTATCCAGATCGATAATTTACTGACACGCCTGTTAAGCCGGTTCAGTGGAGGATACGATTACGCCGTCTGTTATCTCGTGGATGGATCACTGCTGATCGATACGGGCTTTCCCTGGGCACGTCGCAGTTTGAAACAGACACTCATCGAACTGGGAGTCGTGGATAACATCACCACGGTCGTCAACACGCACTATCATGAAGATCATACGGGAAACAACGACCTTTTGGTCGAGCTGTGTAAAGCACAGGTGCTGGTTCATCCGGATGCGATTCCGGAAATTCGTTTTCCCGTCGAATTGCGCTGGTATCGCAGTTTTCTATTTGGCCCGACTCAGATTGCGGATGCGAGTCCCATCGGGGCGTCAATCAAGACAGAGCATACGCAATTTGATGTAATCGAAACGCCCGGTCATTGTCCGGGGCATATCTGTCTGTTTGAACCGGACAAAAAAATCTTATTCAGCGGAGATCTCTACATCGCCGCCGATCTGGACAGTCAATTGGGTGATGCGGATGGTCCCCAATGGATAGCCAGCCTGGAAAAGGTTTTGGCCTTAAGTCCCGAATGGCTATTTGATGCCCATGGCACCGTTTTTGAAGGGAGCCAGGCGGTAGAACAGCAGTTACAGAGAAAACTGGAATTTCTGCTGACGATTCGCAGTCGGGTACATCAGTTTGCGACGCACGAGCAGACGATTGAAGAATTGACTCGGAAAGTGTTCGATCGCCATAGTCTGGTTGATTTTCTGTCTTTTGGTGAAGGCTGGCTTTCCTTGATTACTGGCTCCGACTTCTCTCGGAGTAACATTGTGAAGTCCTTTCTCCGCGAAAAATTTCGTGCTGAAGCTTCCGATGAGAAGACATTCATAAAAAAAGAAGTACAGGACACAGCCATATCTTCGATGGACGCTCAACAACTCTAA
- a CDS encoding C45 family autoproteolytic acyltransferase/hydolase produces MPETTRYREIEVTGTPREMGQQLGETAREEVQVFCEVALERLQETMQVGCDHAKSLAEQCLPFVKEYSPDSVEELRGVAEATRLPFWKIMLLQIRNQFTPDSDSGCTSISLPATSKCSAIVAQNWDNDPTLDPFTIMLTRRPVGKPALMTLTQAGLISYIGFNEAGIGACLNSLPAPSRSLGVPHYFTLRELYEATSLDTAVHAIRRAQRAIPANIMLTTPEGPADLEVTIDDVQVLRPEETSWITHTNHCLHPDLCEYNEQFPELIGSHPRKARIDELLSANTAEIGVEEIKTALRDHQGHPRSICRHVNDDPDHGFWQTVFSVIIEPGERRMHVSRGTPCSAPYEIYQL; encoded by the coding sequence ATGCCTGAAACCACCCGTTATCGTGAAATTGAAGTCACTGGTACGCCCCGTGAAATGGGTCAGCAGCTGGGAGAGACAGCCAGAGAAGAAGTGCAGGTGTTTTGTGAAGTGGCGCTCGAGCGTCTGCAAGAGACGATGCAGGTCGGCTGTGATCACGCGAAATCGCTGGCGGAACAGTGCTTGCCGTTTGTGAAAGAATATAGCCCGGATTCTGTTGAGGAACTGCGGGGCGTTGCTGAAGCCACGAGATTGCCATTCTGGAAAATCATGCTGTTGCAGATTCGTAACCAGTTCACCCCGGACTCCGACTCAGGTTGTACCTCAATCAGCCTGCCTGCGACTTCTAAATGTTCCGCGATTGTCGCGCAAAACTGGGACAATGATCCTACGCTCGATCCCTTCACCATCATGCTGACACGCCGCCCGGTTGGAAAACCGGCACTGATGACACTGACCCAGGCAGGATTAATTTCCTATATCGGCTTTAATGAAGCCGGGATCGGGGCCTGTCTGAATTCGCTGCCGGCACCGAGTCGCTCGCTGGGAGTTCCACATTATTTCACGCTCCGCGAATTATATGAGGCGACCAGTCTGGATACCGCCGTCCACGCGATCAGGCGGGCACAGCGCGCGATTCCGGCGAACATCATGTTGACCACACCCGAAGGGCCTGCCGACCTCGAAGTCACGATAGACGATGTGCAGGTTCTACGTCCGGAAGAAACCAGCTGGATAACGCATACCAATCATTGTCTGCATCCGGATTTGTGTGAATATAACGAACAATTTCCGGAGCTGATCGGTTCCCATCCTCGCAAAGCCCGGATTGATGAATTGCTGAGTGCAAATACCGCCGAGATCGGAGTTGAGGAGATCAAGACGGCGCTCAGAGATCATCAGGGCCATCCCCGTTCCATTTGCCGGCATGTCAATGATGATCCAGATCACGGATTCTGGCAAACCGTTTTTTCTGTGATCATTGAACCAGGAGAGAGACGCATGCACGTCTCACGAGGAACACCCTGCAGTGCTCCGTATGAGATCTATCAGTTATAG